ATCCTCGCACCGCTGAACAATTCTTGGATATTGTTGATGGAGTGAAAACTACAACCGCACCACTCTTTATGGAGATGATGATTTCGTGGTGCCGCAGTACTTCCGACACTCGCCCGCCTCTGACCTGCATCATGGCAGATCAGCTCATGAGTTTTGCAACTGATGTTGCTAACGAAGTCGGACTCCCCATCGTTATTTTCTGTGCTATCAGTGCTTGTTCCTTCTGGGCATATTTCTCTTTCCCCCAACTCATTGAAGCTGGCGAAGTCCCTATCACAGGTACACTTTCTGGTTTGGATTCCATTAGAAACGCCCTTCATCGTGGTTtctgcaatttttatttatttatttatttattatcattattattattatttttttttttttctggtcaCAAATTGGctaccaatttttatttatttattatcattattattattattattttttctggtTACAAATTGGCTGGATTGTAACTAAATTCCAGGTGATGATATGGATCGGCTAGTAGTCAGTGTGCCCGGCATGGAAGGCTTTCTTCGACGTCGAGACCTCCCAAGTTCGGGCCGAGTCAATGACGTGGCTTACCCAGGTCTCCAAcatctaatgaaaatttttcgaCAGGCCCAGCGAGCCCACTCGCTCGTTATCAACACGTTTGATGATCTAGAAGGGCCGGTTCTCTCTCAAATACGCGATCACTATCCGAGAACCTACGCCATTGGACCTCTCCACGCACACCTCAAATCCAAGCTCGCATCTGAAACTTCCACGTGCCAGTCTTCCAACAGTTTCCGGAAAGAAGACAAAAGCTGCATACCGTGGCTTGACCGCCAGCCCCCGAAATCTGTCATCTACGTAAGCTTCGGTAGTTTAGCTATTATTACAAAGGACGAGCTGAGAGAGTTCTGGCACGGTTTGGTCAATAGCGGTAGCCGCTTCCTCTGGGTCATACGACCAGATGCTCTTGTCGGGAAAGATGAAGAGCGTCAGACTCCGGCGGAACTCTTGGAAGGGACAAAGGATAGGGGTTATGTAGTCGGCTGGGCTCCACAAGAAGAGGTCCTGCAACACCCAGCTGTGGGTGGGTTTCTGACCCACAGTGGGTGGAACTCCACACTTGAGAGTATAGTCGCGGGCCTGCCAATGATATGCTGGCCCTACTTTGCTGACCAGCAGATCAACAGTAGGTTCGTGAGCCATGTTTGGAAGCTGGGTATGGACATGAAAGACACTTGCGATAGAGTCACCATTGAGAAGATGGTGAGAGATTTGATGGAAGAGAAGAGGGCTGAATTCATGAAAGCAGCTGATACCATGGCGACCTCAGCTAAAAAATCTGTGAGCGAAGGTGGTTCCTCCTACTGTAACTTGGGCAGTTTGATCGAGGAAATAAGATTGTTGAGCGCCAGATCTCCATGAAAATTTCCGTTTTTCTTCAACaggaaaaattattaaatccaGCTGACCTTTTCAGATGGTGTAGATAACTTTTGTCATTGTAAATATATGTTAAAACGTTTTTATTCAGTTCATTGAAGGATTGCAAAATATTGCTGAACTTATCAGCAGAAGTAATTGGATATCAACGGGAATTTGAATCATACATGGAAAAGACAATTAAGGGACACGAGCtcctaaaacaaaataattgctATAGACATTTGCATTTCTTTGAAAATCTGTAATTACCATTGTTAGTCCATTTGCTAATACGGCTTTGTCATGGGAAATTTCAATGGAGAGTATCAAGTTTTGAATATTTGGCTTTGCAGCTAAAAGCAACTTGTGTGGCGTCCTCCATTACTCTATGGAACTGCTTGCAGCTCAaagttaaaaattgaaataatcttCAAATTATTTGCATATATTATGACATTCACGTAATATGTTAGCTTGTTAGTCATCAAAGCTGCCAAACTAGAAATTTTCATGGATCATAGAAcatgattttggtttttattgtAACAATAATCAACCCAAATGATGGTTGTAATTTTACAAACAAAGCAGGGACAGGGTAAGAATTTAATGTGTACTCTATTAATGTTGGAATTATGCTCAAAGGTAGCTTGCTCATGTTCACTTACCTTATCAGCAGTGTCAAtgaactatttttgttttgttttgttttcaacaATGAACTATAAGTCAATGTAGCTGTCAGAAGTCTTAACTAATGTAGTTGAAATTTAGCTGAAATAAAATAAGGGTAAAATTGGCGGAACCTAGTCACGTGTCCCTAAAATTAAGGAGGAAGATCATTTTTACAACTATGAGAAGGTTGTTTTGACTAGCGATGTTTTCAGAATCGGATCGATCATTGAATCCGAAAAGTTATTAGTTATTagttattgaaatttaaaataattataaaaataaaaataattatttatatattatttaaaaattaaaattttatttgaaaaaataatggaaGTGAGAAGTTGAGTTGAGAAAAGCTCCTTGACATTTGGATTCCCTAAGAAGAAAACATTCATGCTTTCAATTTGGATTTCGTTTTATATAGACATACATTTACTGAATCCATTGAGGAATAATTTGCCATCATTGGAGACCCtaatcttgatttttttaaagtcCAATATAAACGTGAATGGCCCTTATGTGTAACATATCACTCaactttttaagaataatttttaaaaattattttatgatatttataaaataaaaatctgtttagaaataaaaaacgtttttcaactttttttttttttatatatttttcagtatattttaaaaataatatttttaatatttatatgattatttttaaaacaatttttagaaaattagtgaaaataatttaaaacattaagaaTAAGTTTCACATaattctactaaaaatatttttaataaaaatatattttttgaaagtatttttagaataattaattatcaaatgttACTCCATAAGATAATAGCGAACTATGACCTTTTGTCTCGTCTAATGTGGGGTTGGAACCTAAAAAGTGGGACCCTTCTCTATCAAATTTCCATCAAATTGATCAACATTTTTCTATCAAAGACAAAGCTAAGTCTTATTTCTCCCTGTGCCCCAAGATTCCAAGCAACCCTTAAAATTCCACACCCGCATGCCttttttaattctctaattCCTCCAAAGGAATCATTTAGGACTTTGAAAGCGTGTTCGGAACacttattcaaaaaataacCCTTGACAAACGGATTTTAAAGATAATAACATAATTATGTGacgtttattaaaaataaatgtgtgTTTCTGatttctatataattaaatacttttaaaaaataatttttatccaaaatactttattttcaattatttttcatattcatataattattttaaaaaaatatttaaaaagcaaattaaaataacttgaaaTAATTACCATATGTTTTCATAAAAGGCCTTATTTTGAAACGAAAAAAAAAGTCCTCAAaacattgttttctatttttaaaaattatacaagaaTTTTGGAATGTGAAAAATAGTTTccctttctaaaaaaaaaaaaataagtgtgtttaaaaacttgaaaatgttGTTAAcacattttccatattttaaaaataaattttattaatttgttcatttttaattatttatatatataattattattttttaataaaaatcataaaaaaccaaataaaaacaattaaaaatacctaaaaaatatactttaagaatatcttatttttttgtttttaaggatAGAAAacagtttctattttttattctaagaaataataaactattttaaaaaacaattgcaaaacaaaatttctGCTTCTCATACATGAGGTTCGTTTTCCATTTATAACAATACATGGATGGGTTTAGCTTCTAACACCATTTTCTCCCAATTTCACTAAGAAAAATCTTATTATAGGTTCCATTAGGGACCAAATATTAGGAATAAAATAGTAAATGGGTTGAGATGAGATGAATATTCTCAAGAGTTTATTGTGTATAATCGCTATGAAAGCTACAGTAAATTCAAgattaaatataacatttttttgtgGATATGATAGAAATAGAAATATGAATCAATCAAAGAGGTAACAGATTCAATTACCAATCTATATATGGAACAATCAACCCAGCATAGCCACGTCTTAaaattgaaggatttcaaaggTGAAAATTGGGATCCCTTAGGAAAGAGATAATCATGTTGGTAACAAGGAGGATCATCAAGAACCAAATAAGCCAACTCATTTCTAGTTAGAGAAAACCAACTATTCCTTTATTCCACTTAGAATACACTTAcataagaaaaatgggaaaaatttacaaaacaaaaacacaagatAAAAATCATCACATTGTTGATACCAGGTCAATTGAGGTCATACTTCTCCTTCGATTATGGCAGCGAAAGCTCTAACCCAACTACTAGAGGCTAGCTAGTTTTTTCCCTGCATAAGAGATGTATAGACGGTTGTTCAGACACACCCTCCGAAACTCAAGTCAGACACAAAATGGATAGGAACATTTTCTAGGAAGATAGGAGATATGTTAGCCATTTTGTATTGTGTACCTGAGTTCTGTTTAAGTAGGGTTTTTATAGTGCTCAAATGGGGAAAACACGGTAGAGCAAAGTTGACACCTTGACCTAAATTGCAATAATGGTTGTGCAGTAAGTGACAGGGCAATCATTGCAGTTCAAGGTGGTTGGTGGTTGTGTTAGACAACGTGCCATGATGCAATTTGCTGTCGTTTCAGCCTGTTGAAGGTATGAGACTAGGTGTGATGGTCCACTGATGTAGACGTAAGGATGAGGGAAAGTCCCATCAGTCACTCTAGTGTTAGAAAACCGTCATTTCACATATCAAAGAGGATTTGGGGTTGTCAAGAAGGTGTGGTTCGCTCAATGGCCCTAAATGGTTCAGATAGAATGTTCTTGGGTGCCTCGAAGGTTGTCCAGGCAGTAACGCATGGAGTGACACGTGGTCCAACAAGGGTACTGCCACGTGGATAGACGCGTGAAGGTACACGTGGGCAAACACGTGGGAGAAGGTCCCCACACACATCACATCTTTCGAATTACATATACATGCTCAATCTAGCAAAACAATCAACCATCAACATTATTCATCATCAAGtatattatgaaaaagaaacagagtagaaaagagaaaaagaaatagagcAGAGAAgatgagagaagaagaaacataATGCTTTGTATCGTTCTCATTCATCAAGAGAAATATGAGTAGGAAAGCTGTAGATATAGGAGGCTAGAAACAAAGAATGCTATAACTAATCTGTAGCTAATCTGTAACTAATTCCAGCTCATCCTCTTACAATTGTTTAACTAATTAACAtgattttattcttcatagttgAGAGAATTTTAATACTCCCCCTTAAGATGGAGAATGAATATTGTGAGTTCCCATCTTGCCAAGTAGAAGTGTGAACTGTGTTGGATGAAGGGCCTTTGTTAATAGGTCTGCTACTTGATATTGAGAAGAAACATGAAGtgtttctatttaaaacattgttttctttcaaaaaaaaattatttgtttattagcAAGGccttattttgaaagaaaaaaaaagtcctcaaaacattgttttctattttaaaaaattatacaagaattttttaatgtaaaaaatagtttccctttctaaaaacaaaaaataagtgtgtttaaaaacttgaaaatgttGTTAACatgttttccatattttaaaaataaattttatttatttttaaatttttaattattttatatatataattatttttttttaataaaaatcataaaaaaaccaaataaaaacaattaaaaatacctaaaaaatattctttaagaacatcttatttttttgtttttaaggatagaaaacaatttctattttttttttattctaagaaacaataaactattttaaaaaacaattgcaaaacaaaatttctGCTTCTCATACATGAGGTAATATGTGGATGGGTTTGAGTTTTGACACCATTTTCCCCCAATTTCGCTAAGAAAAAAACTTATTATAGGTTTCATTAGGGACCGAATATTAGGAATAAAATAGTAAATGGGCTGAGATGAGATGAATATTCTCAAGAGTATATTGTGTGTATAATAGCTAGGGAAGCTACAGTAAATTCAGtattaaatataacattttttatggaTATGATTGAACATTggaatagaaatagaaatatgAATCAATCAAAGAGGTAACAGATTCAATTACCAACCTATAAATGGAACATATCAACCTAGCACAGCCACGTGTTAAAATTGAAGGATTTTAAAGGTGAAAATTGGGATCCCTTAGGAAAGAGATAATCATGTTGGTAACAAGGAGGATCATCAAGAACCAAATAAACCCACTCATTTCTAGTTAGAGAAAACCAACTTTCCTTTATTCCACTTAGAATACACTTACataagaaaaagaggaaaaattgcaaaacaaaaacacaagacAAAAATCATCACATCACATCTTTCGAATTACATATACATGCCCAATCTAGCAAAACAATCAATTAGCTTCTTAATTACATAGCAAATTAGAAAAGATCTGACCAGTGACTTAGCCAGAGATTTCAATGGCCTTCACTTCAACCTTTTTCACCTCTTCTTTCGAAACCATCACAGTCAGGACTCCATTCTCCATGCTAGCTTTGACCTTATCCATCTTTGTATCTTCTGGCAACCTGAATCTACGAAGGAACTTCCCGCTGCTCCTCTCCACGCAATGCCACTTGTCGCTCTTCTCCTCTTGCTCCTTACTCCTTTCTCCGCTAATTTGAAGGACTCTTCCCTCTTCAACCTTAACTttcatttcctcatttttcAACCCTGGAAGATTCGCCTTGAAAACATGAGCTATTGGTGTCTCTTTCCAATCAATACGCGTGTTGGTGGAGGCCGAGGTTTCGCCAACAGTGCTGGGAATGTTGGAAAGAGTGGCGCTAAAAGGAAAGCCTTCGAAAGGATCCCAGATGTCTAGGGAGAAAGGAACGAATATGCTGTTTCGTCGGTCACCACCCAGAACACTTGGAATAAGCGACATTTTCTACTTACGTTGTCGAATTGATTTGCTGAGAATACCAAGACCTTCTTCTATGCAAGCTTCGAACAATTTCTTGATGATCAAACTGGTGGAGAGGACTTACTATATATAGGAGGTGACGGAGAACTATGGTACTTTCCCGATGTTCTAAGATATTTCCGATTTGGACTTTGGAGAGGAACGAGATGTTTTTGCAATCTTCTACCACCTTCCATCATCTACTTGGCCTTTTTTCATCCTTATTGGGCCTTATTCCACAATTCTAGGTCCATTTCCAAATTTCCTTATCGGCTCGATCAGAATGCGACTATTGGGCTTTTAACACCAAAAGGAATTTAATGGGCCATCGAAATTGTTCGTCTtttacccaaaaaagaaaaaaacatatttgctATTAAAATAGCAAATATATTtcattgttttattgttttaaaaatataattttttatttatatttttttcttgtaatcaTCCCgcatttaaattattgaatttaaaggtttaaaaaatatttaattgttatAAATGATAGCATGGGAAATAGATTGAAAATAATACTATATcactaaaatatttgaaactaCATCTAACCTAGTGGTTGACTTATGCTTGTGGAAAAAGTGTGTAggtataaatatttgaaaaaaaaatataaaaaatcagaatttaaatttgaaaattccaaaattaatattttttaataagaattttatcttttttttatttatcaaaatattatttttaaatgtaaaaaaaaaaaaaaaaagtgcgcCAACGATAGAGAAAGAgataagaaatgattgaaaAGGTGGGGACCAAAGCCGAAAAATGAACAAgggaaaaatgacaaaaaataaaaaacacataGCGCCAATGATAAAGAAAGGGGTAACAAATGGTTGAAGAGGTGCGGGGACACAATCATAAAAAGGCATCACtagaaaatgccaaaaggaaagaaaaaaaaaaacctccagCAATCAAGACAAGGGTTCTTATGAGTTATGACAACGAATGGTGGACCAAGGGTTCACATCGTGAAGGGTAGGACGATCTAATCTCTTGATTGAATTGATAATGCGATTTATGGTTGAATCCGATTTTTAAAGCTTTGGTCTGCCCCGCCCGTTCCTGCGTCCGTTCATTAGGCGGATTAAATACTTGTCACattcctatttatttatattataattaaaattatttaaaaatttaaaagaagttgaaaatttaaaactttagatttcaaaataaaaaatttagtgtATGTTTTCTactgattttgttttattttgtttttttttttaagacaaaaaagaCTTTTAGGTTGTGTGTGGTTTgcaaaaagtactaaaaaaaaaaaattcaggaaaaatggtttttcgcataatcaattttttcattaaaaaaatataaaagaaaataaaatataattaaaattcctcacaaatttacatattttaatttaattaatatttatataatgacgcaaaataagttaaataggtttcaagaaacatataaaaataatttatcaagttaaaatcattaatttaaaattgtttttaataaaacccttttgaaattttttgaaaactaattattttaaaatatctttttatttagttcaacaaatcattttgaataattatcctttgcatatttttttgcattctttcccattaattaattaaaataatttcataggAAACGGCATCAAAGAATTGCCGTCCACCTAGCTATACTACACATTGATGAAGACAAGAAAGCCACTTGCTCTTTTTGGAATATACCGATTATTTCCTTACAAATACTGCATAAATTCATGTTCTATTCTGCAACAATAGTCCACCAATAGTCAGATGGATCAAGGGCCAGTGTCTCCTCATGTCCTCATCTTCCCCTTCCCGTCTCAAGGCCACGTCAACTCCATGCTCAAACTCGCCGAACTTCTCTCCGTCGTCGGCCTCCACGTCACCTTCCTCAACTCCGACTATAACCAACACCGCCTCTTCCTTCACACCGATATTCAGACCAGGTTCAGCCGCTATCCCGGCTTCCGTTTCCAAACAATATCTGATGGGCTTACCACGGACCATCCACGTACCGGTGAGCGGGTGATGGATCTGTTTGAGGGATTGAAAGCCACAGCAAAACCAATTTTTAGGGAGCTAGTGATTTCAAGGGGCCAGGGTTCTGATACCCGCCCGCCGGTCAGCTGCATCATAGCAGATGGGATGATGAGTTTTACCATTGATATTGCTAATGAAGTTGGAATTCCCATCATTTCTTTCCGCACCGTTAGTGCTTGTTCCTTCTGGGCATATTTTTCTGCGCTCAAACTCATTGAATCTGGTGAACTTCCCCTCAAAGGTATGCTTTCTAGATTGAATTCCACGAAATCATCTGTTCATTATAATTcgtttatatttttgttttcttcttttacaaTATAGTTACGATCATGAATAAACTACAGGTAACGATATGGATCAGCTAGTAACCAGTATTCCCGGCATGGAGGGGTTTCTCCGAAAACGAGATCTCCCGAGTCTTCTCCGAGTCAGCAACCTAGATGACGAGGGTTTCCTACTTGTAACGAAGGAGACGCAACAAACTCCTCGAGCCCACGCGCTCATACTTAATACGTTTGAAGACTTAGAAGGACCTATTCTCGGTCAAATACGCAATCACTGTCCAAAAACCTACACCATTGGACCTCTCCACGCGCACTTGAAAACCAGGCTTGCTTCTGAATCGACGACGTCACAGTCTTCAAACAGTTTCCGGCAAGAAGACAGAAGCTGCATAGCGTGGCTTGATCACCAGCCTTCAAAGTCTGTTATCTATGTAAGCTTCGGAAGCATGGTAGTCATCACAAGGAAGCAGCTCATAGAGTTCTGTTACGGCTTGGTAAACAGCGGTAGCCGCTTCTTGTGGGTCATACGGACGGACTCTCTTGCCGAAGAAGATGGAGAGCATCAGACTCCGGCGGAGCTCTTGGAAGGGGCAAAGGAAAGGAGTTACATCGTGGAGTGGGCTCCACAAGAAGAGGTTCTAGCGCACCCGGCAGTAGGTGGGTTCCTCACCCACAGTGGGTGGAACTCGACTCTTGAGAGTATATGCGCGGGCGTCCCAATGATTTGCTGGCCATACTTTGCAGACCAACAGATCAACAGTAGGTTCGTAAGCCATGTTTGGAAACTTGGTTCGGACATGAAAGATACTTGCGATAGACTTattgttgagaaaatggtgaGAGATATGATGGAAGAGAGGAAGGATGAGCTTTTGAAAACGGCTGAGATGATGGCTACAAGGGCTAGAAAATGTGTTAGTGAAGGTGGGTCCTCTTACGGTAACTTGAGCAGCTTGATCGAGGAGATAAGATTGATGGGCAGGCTTAGTTGAAAGTATATTTGGGTTTTCCATGGAAAGCGAAggcaaaataatttaattggaAGCATTCGGCAACTGATTGGGCGAAGGGAGAAAGGAATCTTGGGGTGGACTGGCGACGCGAGGAAGAGTTGATAAATTTCCCAAGACCGAGAAGTGGATGCCTTTagcttttctctttttcttctttctttaaattaaatgtTGTCCGAATTCAATTAGATCCAAGCTCAATAACATCCACAAAACAACAACACATGGACTCGTTCTTACAGGAACAATTCTTGGGCTTTGACCCAAACTAAGTTCTTAGTGGATGCTGCCAAGGCAGTAGCGATGCCATAAGCAAAAAGCAAGAGACCCATTGTATTAAGAGTGTAGTTCAGTACGTAACTCAAAATTATCTGCAGGGAATTAGGTGATAGCAGCTTAATTTCTGCGCAGACCAAAGACAATGTGGTCTTGCCCAAAGAGGTTTTATAGAAGGGATAACACATTAGACAATGTTTTTATGTATgggattttctaatttttacttCTCCATCTTTTACAGTACTGCTAAGCAATTTCATtacttttcttctatttttaggTCACAGCAGATAGCTCCTAGAAAACGCATATGGATCATCATGAGAGTGAGTTTTTACTGGCTAGCGTGTCGTAATGATTTAGAGGGGTGGTGGGCTCATTATAAGAACTAAGATGCTAGCCAGGAAAGAGACCTAAATACCAAAACGTGACAAGGATATTCATAAGTTGAGCGCCTGCCCacaagaggaaaaaaatgcTACCTCACAAGAATAATGCTAATTGAGTTTTCTCGGATTGCCAAACCAATTAACCCACAAGGGCATTAAGTATTTACggtttaattaataaaaaatcaaaggatttaaaaaaaaatattatataaaatattttttatattgatatattattataattttagattttcttattataaaataaaaaaagttattaagaatatctttataaatattatatattataaagagaaaaagttagaaaataaagttgaatATAGATAATGTCCATATAGtttctaagaaaataaattttatctcaTCATGAGACGGTCATGTAGTTTCgtaaatcatcaaattctttagaaagtatatttgagaacaatttttaagaataatttttaaaaattatcttatgatattttataaaataaaaatctgattagaaataaaaaaaatgtttttaatttttttatatttttaaatatattttaaaaataatatttttaatatttatatgattattttttaaaataattttttttaaaaaaagtaaaaataatttaaaacattaagaaTAAGTTTCACATaattctactaaaaatatttttagtgaaaatatattttttgaaagtttttttagaataattattt
This DNA window, taken from Vitis riparia cultivar Riparia Gloire de Montpellier isolate 1030 chromosome 13, EGFV_Vit.rip_1.0, whole genome shotgun sequence, encodes the following:
- the LOC117927826 gene encoding 17.3 kDa class I heat shock protein-like, coding for MSLIPSVLGGDRRNSIFVPFSLDIWDPFEGFPFSATLSNIPSTVGETSASTNTRIDWKETPIAHVFKANLPGLKNEEMKVKVEEGRVLQISGERSKEQEEKSDKWHCVERSSGKFLRRFRLPEDTKMDKVKASMENGVLTVMVSKEEVKKVEVKAIEISG
- the LOC117927822 gene encoding 7-deoxyloganetic acid glucosyltransferase-like: MDQGPVSPHVLIFPFPSQGHVNSMLKLAELLSVVGLHVTFLNSDYNQHRLFLHTDIQTRFSRYPGFRFQTISDGLTTDHPRTGERVMDLFEGLKATAKPIFRELVISRGQGSDTRPPVSCIIADGMMSFTIDIANEVGIPIISFRTVSACSFWAYFSALKLIESGELPLKGNDMDQLVTSIPGMEGFLRKRDLPSLLRVSNLDDEGFLLVTKETQQTPRAHALILNTFEDLEGPILGQIRNHCPKTYTIGPLHAHLKTRLASESTTSQSSNSFRQEDRSCIAWLDHQPSKSVIYVSFGSMVVITRKQLIEFCYGLVNSGSRFLWVIRTDSLAEEDGEHQTPAELLEGAKERSYIVEWAPQEEVLAHPAVGGFLTHSGWNSTLESICAGVPMICWPYFADQQINSRFVSHVWKLGSDMKDTCDRLIVEKMVRDMMEERKDELLKTAEMMATRARKCVSEGGSSYGNLSSLIEEIRLMGRLS
- the LOC117929387 gene encoding 7-deoxyloganetic acid glucosyltransferase-like yields the protein MAYKPCISTNHTKCIVGSQMDQRSVSPHVLILPFPLQGNVNSMLKLAELLCLAGIQVTFLNCHYPHHCLLSYSNVQARFSRYPGFRFETISDGLPMEHPRTAEQFLDIVDGVKTTTAPLFMEMMISWCRSTSDTRPPLTCIMADQLMSFATDVANEVGLPIVIFCAISACSFWAYFSFPQLIEAGEVPITGDDMDRLVVSVPGMEGFLRRRDLPSSGRVNDVAYPGLQHLMKIFRQAQRAHSLVINTFDDLEGPVLSQIRDHYPRTYAIGPLHAHLKSKLASETSTCQSSNSFRKEDKSCIPWLDRQPPKSVIYVSFGSLAIITKDELREFWHGLVNSGSRFLWVIRPDALVGKDEERQTPAELLEGTKDRGYVVGWAPQEEVLQHPAVGGFLTHSGWNSTLESIVAGLPMICWPYFADQQINSRFVSHVWKLGMDMKDTCDRVTIEKMVRDLMEEKRAEFMKAADTMATSAKKSVSEGGSSYCNLGSLIEEIRLLSARSP